One window of Nocardia nova SH22a genomic DNA carries:
- a CDS encoding HNH endonuclease, whose translation MKQRHGARSHEARAHRQLQPADVHNRGSGATPLHILSAYSSPGPTASPPEHALQGVITHHTESVAAAWSKRRVLLLNATYEPLTALPARRAIVLLVCDKADTVHHNPEGPVVHSAGESVTLPSVIRLRNYVRVPYRARVPMTRAALMHRDRYRCAYCGGKAETIDHVIPRSRGGAHSWENCVASCAPCNHRKADKLLSELGWTLGHPLVSPQGPHWRLLSTTSDLDPVWLQYLGEGAA comes from the coding sequence ATGAAGCAGCGGCACGGCGCCCGGTCACACGAGGCGAGAGCGCACCGACAACTCCAGCCCGCCGATGTCCACAATCGTGGGTCGGGGGCTACTCCGCTGCATATCCTCTCCGCATATTCCTCTCCGGGACCCACCGCGTCCCCTCCCGAACATGCACTGCAAGGTGTGATCACCCATCACACCGAATCCGTGGCGGCCGCGTGGTCGAAACGCCGGGTGCTACTTCTCAATGCCACGTATGAACCGCTGACAGCACTGCCCGCGCGACGCGCCATCGTGCTTCTGGTCTGCGACAAGGCCGATACCGTTCATCACAATCCCGAGGGCCCCGTCGTCCACTCCGCCGGCGAATCGGTCACCCTGCCCTCGGTGATCCGGCTGCGCAACTACGTCCGAGTGCCCTACCGGGCCCGGGTTCCCATGACGCGGGCGGCGCTCATGCACCGGGATCGATACCGCTGCGCCTACTGCGGCGGCAAGGCCGAGACGATCGATCACGTCATTCCACGTAGTCGCGGGGGCGCGCATTCCTGGGAGAACTGCGTAGCCTCCTGCGCCCCGTGCAACCACCGCAAGGCCGACAAACTCCTCAGCGAACTGGGGTGGACTCTCGGACATCCGCTGGTCTCCCCGCAGGGACCGCACTGGCGATTGCTGTCGACGACCTCGGATCTCGATCCGGTGTGGTTGCAGTATCTGGGTGAAGGCGCCGCCTGA
- a CDS encoding NAD-dependent epimerase/dehydratase family protein yields MSDLHVVTGAGPVGTTIAEQLADAGASVRILTRSGSGPVHPLIERRAVDVNDRERLSEAVDGAVAVYHCIHGSRYSARTWLAELPRAEQTMLDVAGRAGAVVVFPESLYSYGPVDSPMTEDMPRTADFGKPAVRVQLLRARDASATPTVSVAASDFIGPHVRTAHAGERMVPNILAGKTVQVFGKADLPHSFTYLPDLAAAMIQAAADRTLWNSFLHAPTAPAVSMRELVAALAAAAGVPTPKVVALPGWTLRTAGVVNSMMRELAEMNYQFERPFVLDSSRSEKLLGRTPTPLSEVAAGTVAWWKSVSDGEQRPAAAPGHRPVPSVQS; encoded by the coding sequence ATGTCGGATCTGCATGTCGTCACCGGAGCCGGACCGGTCGGCACCACCATCGCCGAACAACTCGCCGACGCGGGTGCCTCGGTCCGCATTCTGACCCGCTCCGGGAGCGGTCCGGTGCACCCGCTGATCGAGCGACGCGCGGTCGACGTCAACGATCGCGAACGCCTGTCCGAGGCGGTCGACGGCGCCGTGGCCGTGTATCACTGCATCCACGGCTCGCGGTACTCCGCCCGCACCTGGCTGGCCGAACTGCCCCGGGCCGAACAGACGATGCTCGACGTGGCGGGCCGGGCGGGAGCCGTGGTGGTGTTCCCGGAGAGCCTGTACTCCTACGGTCCGGTCGACTCGCCGATGACCGAAGATATGCCGCGCACTGCGGATTTCGGCAAACCAGCCGTCCGAGTACAACTGCTGCGCGCCCGCGACGCCTCGGCGACTCCCACCGTGAGTGTGGCCGCATCCGATTTCATCGGCCCGCATGTGCGCACCGCCCACGCCGGGGAACGGATGGTGCCGAACATCCTGGCGGGCAAGACCGTTCAGGTCTTCGGGAAGGCCGACCTCCCGCACTCGTTCACCTACCTGCCGGATCTCGCGGCCGCCATGATCCAGGCGGCCGCGGACCGCACACTGTGGAACAGCTTCCTGCACGCGCCCACCGCGCCCGCGGTATCGATGCGGGAACTGGTCGCGGCCCTCGCCGCCGCCGCGGGAGTACCGACTCCGAAAGTCGTTGCGCTGCCGGGCTGGACGCTGCGCACGGCCGGAGTGGTGAACTCGATGATGCGGGAGCTGGCGGAGATGAACTACCAGTTCGAACGGCCCTTCGTACTCGACTCCTCTCGGAGCGAGAAACTTCTCGGCCGCACCCCGACCCCGCTGTCCGAGGTCGCCGCCGGAACGGTGGCGTGGTGGAAGTCCGTATCAGACGGCGAGCAGCGGCCCGCTGCGGCGCCGGGCCACCGACCCGTACCGAGCGTCCAGTCGTAA
- a CDS encoding thioesterase family protein, giving the protein MAGAVVLPKRFHAKVDVRWSDMDVFQHINHARMVTLLEEARIPWLFEDDRPTAGLRTGCVLADLHVRYRGQLRHEDTPLDVAMWIERLRAVDFTIGYEVRANGVALDSPPAVIATTQIAAFDIDTQRLRRLTAAEREYLSLWRAD; this is encoded by the coding sequence GTGGCCGGTGCCGTCGTCCTGCCCAAACGTTTTCACGCGAAGGTCGACGTCCGATGGTCGGACATGGACGTTTTCCAGCACATCAACCATGCCCGCATGGTGACCCTGCTGGAGGAGGCCCGCATTCCGTGGTTGTTCGAGGACGATCGTCCCACCGCCGGGCTGCGCACCGGCTGCGTGCTGGCCGATCTGCATGTGCGGTACCGCGGTCAGCTGCGGCACGAGGACACACCGCTGGATGTGGCGATGTGGATCGAGCGACTGCGCGCGGTCGACTTCACGATCGGTTACGAGGTCCGGGCCAACGGTGTCGCCCTGGACTCCCCGCCCGCGGTCATCGCCACCACCCAGATCGCCGCCTTCGACATCGACACCCAGCGGCTGCGCCGGTTGACCGCCGCCGAGCGCGAATATCTGAGCCTCTGGCGGGCGGACTGA
- a CDS encoding NAD-glutamate dehydrogenase, whose translation MTVSSELSSAAWAESLPEPLRGELATLESAYFRHVDAGDVDCAITGTSAMVFRRHLELGMQRPPGAARVRVYHPDDGSGLGAAVQLITDDMRLLVESVASALTRIGVTVSEVIHPIFEVLRDDQGRLHSASPHEVDSNGVHGVRESWIHVQLHPSTGRDMLDRIETEIPDVLADVRQVISDTEAMRGVQDRLARELTRTADAGTAPYSATDLVDCANLLRWMADGHFTVLGYARFQRDPSASAESKSVVVPDSCLGVLRPDVGTDFRVPVDGGNRPLLMLTQGLVPATVHRSVYPYFVGVAEADASGAVVGEHLFIGVFTVAALHENVLDIPVIARRVRSVIEECGFDLDSFSGQAMLEVIQSFPRTELFSSDIETMRRTASAVLNVGMRRQVRLFMRRDSYGRFVAAMVYLPRDRYTTRVRLEIQDILVRELGGVSIDYSARVSENELASVYFTVHLPEPGTRVDTSEANRLRIQNLLAEATRTWDDHLRDEVARSSVLDPAVVQRYSAALPDGYKEDFGPARALADIVRLERLDASAIDQHLYRRENAEPGSWRFTLYVGGGISLSQVLPLLQSLGVEVVDERPYEVDFDDGRVVWIYDFGLQARPDLLRTALDRDMDAELVETADRLDVLGAQERGLRDRFTDAFDALWHGRAEADALNELVLRAGLHWRSVSVLRAYSKYLQQADFPYSQAIIARVLLASPQVARLFVELFEAMFDPDAASAEQADQLRAAVRECVNEVVSLDADRILRAILGVVTATLRTNYYVVDAEGAAREYLSVKVEPHAIAELPKPRPQFEIFVYSPRVEGVHLRFGAVARGGLRWSDRLEDFRTEILGLVKAQAVKNAVIVPVGAKGGFVVKHPPVPTGDPVADRQALQAEGIACYRTFISGLLDLTDNVDRATGAVLPPARVVRRDADDTYLVVAADKGTATFSDIANGVAMDYGFWLGDAFASGGSAGYDHKAMGITAKGAWESVKRHFAEMDIDTQAEEFTVVGVGDMSGDVFGNGMLLSEHIRLVAAFDHRHIFIDPDPVAGSSFAERRRLFGLVRSSWADYDTSLISTGGGVWDRTVKAIPVSPEIRRALGLDDEVVSLSPPEMIRAILCAPVQLLWNGGIGTYIKAGTESNGDVGDKSNDAVRVNAGDLRVRVIGEGGNLGVTALGRIEFCKLGGKCNTDALDNSAGVDCSDHEVNIKVLLDGVVETGELPVEDRNPLLASMTDDVSEMVLRDNVSQNFLMGMSRTESPRMLNVHTRVIDDLEHRRGLDRELEALPSGKELARRGEAGAGLTSPELANLLAHVKLSLKADLLDSDLPDSAYFATRLPDYFPEALRTRFGGAIKRHRLRREIVTTMVINEMVDLGGITYAHRLNEEIGASTTDVVRAFAATSQIFDLPALWQRIRAADVQTAVKDELELETKRTLDRASRWLLSNRPQPVAVGAEIHRYSGPVRELAPKVPGWLRGHHLDTLSESSAAIVSRGVPEDLATEVFGLLNLFPLLDVVDIADITDRSGEEVGALYYALNEHLKIDWLLQAVSHLERGDRWHALARLALRDDMYGSLRSLTLDVLSAGDPEETAEEKIAYWESKNQSRLGRARAALSELFASGAHDLATLSVAARQVRSMVSGVGAQSEVPR comes from the coding sequence ATGACGGTCTCGTCCGAATTGTCCAGCGCAGCGTGGGCGGAGAGTTTGCCGGAGCCGTTGCGGGGCGAACTCGCGACGCTCGAATCGGCGTACTTCCGACACGTGGACGCCGGCGATGTGGACTGCGCGATCACCGGAACATCGGCGATGGTGTTCCGGAGGCATCTCGAGCTGGGCATGCAACGGCCGCCGGGTGCCGCGCGGGTGCGGGTGTATCACCCCGACGACGGCAGTGGCCTCGGTGCGGCGGTACAGCTGATCACCGACGATATGCGGCTGCTCGTCGAATCGGTGGCCTCCGCGCTGACCCGGATCGGCGTGACCGTCAGCGAGGTCATCCACCCGATCTTCGAGGTACTCCGCGACGATCAGGGCCGGCTGCACTCGGCCTCACCGCACGAGGTGGACAGCAACGGCGTCCACGGGGTGCGGGAGTCCTGGATCCACGTTCAGCTGCACCCCTCCACCGGCCGCGACATGCTGGACCGGATCGAGACCGAGATCCCCGATGTGCTGGCCGATGTCCGTCAGGTCATCAGCGACACCGAGGCCATGCGCGGCGTCCAGGACAGGCTCGCGCGCGAGCTCACGCGCACCGCGGACGCGGGCACCGCGCCGTATTCGGCCACCGACCTGGTCGATTGCGCGAATCTGCTGCGCTGGATGGCCGACGGCCATTTCACCGTGCTCGGCTATGCCCGGTTCCAGCGTGATCCCTCGGCATCGGCGGAGTCGAAATCCGTTGTGGTACCGGACAGTTGCCTCGGCGTGCTGCGGCCCGACGTCGGCACCGATTTCCGGGTGCCCGTCGACGGCGGCAACCGGCCACTGCTCATGCTCACACAGGGGCTCGTCCCGGCCACGGTGCATCGGTCCGTCTATCCGTATTTCGTCGGGGTCGCCGAGGCCGACGCCTCGGGTGCGGTCGTCGGCGAACATCTGTTCATCGGTGTGTTCACGGTGGCCGCCCTGCACGAGAACGTGCTGGACATTCCCGTCATTGCCCGCCGGGTGCGCTCGGTGATCGAGGAGTGCGGATTCGATCTCGATTCGTTCTCGGGCCAGGCCATGCTGGAAGTGATCCAGTCCTTCCCCCGCACCGAGCTGTTCTCCTCCGATATCGAGACGATGCGCCGCACCGCGAGCGCGGTTCTCAATGTCGGAATGCGCCGCCAGGTTCGCCTGTTCATGCGGCGCGATTCCTACGGCCGGTTCGTCGCGGCCATGGTGTATCTGCCCCGCGACCGCTACACCACCCGGGTGCGGCTCGAGATCCAGGACATCCTCGTCCGCGAGCTCGGTGGTGTGTCGATCGATTATTCGGCGCGAGTGTCGGAGAACGAACTCGCCAGCGTGTATTTCACCGTGCACCTGCCGGAACCGGGCACCCGGGTGGACACCTCCGAGGCCAACCGGCTGCGGATCCAGAATCTGCTCGCCGAGGCCACCCGGACCTGGGACGATCATCTGCGCGATGAGGTCGCCCGGTCGTCGGTCCTGGATCCCGCTGTTGTGCAGCGGTATTCGGCCGCCCTGCCCGACGGGTACAAGGAGGATTTCGGCCCGGCGCGTGCGCTGGCCGATATCGTGCGGCTGGAGCGGCTCGACGCCAGTGCCATCGATCAGCATCTGTACCGGCGGGAGAATGCCGAGCCCGGCTCGTGGCGGTTCACCCTGTACGTCGGTGGCGGGATCTCGCTGAGCCAGGTGTTGCCGCTGCTGCAGAGCCTCGGTGTCGAGGTGGTCGACGAACGGCCCTACGAGGTCGATTTCGACGACGGCCGAGTGGTCTGGATCTACGACTTCGGCCTGCAGGCCCGGCCGGATCTGCTGCGGACCGCGTTGGACCGCGATATGGACGCCGAACTGGTCGAGACGGCCGATCGGCTGGATGTGCTGGGAGCGCAGGAACGTGGTCTGCGTGACCGCTTCACCGACGCATTCGACGCGCTGTGGCACGGCCGGGCCGAAGCCGACGCACTCAACGAACTGGTGTTGCGCGCCGGACTGCACTGGCGGTCGGTGTCGGTGCTGCGGGCGTATTCGAAGTACCTGCAGCAGGCGGACTTCCCGTACAGCCAGGCGATCATCGCCCGTGTACTGCTCGCCTCACCGCAGGTGGCCCGGCTGTTCGTCGAACTGTTCGAGGCCATGTTCGATCCGGACGCCGCCTCCGCGGAACAGGCCGACCAGTTGCGGGCCGCCGTCCGGGAATGTGTGAACGAGGTCGTGAGCCTGGATGCCGACCGCATCCTGCGCGCGATTCTGGGTGTCGTGACCGCCACCTTGCGCACCAACTACTACGTCGTCGACGCCGAAGGTGCCGCCCGCGAATATCTGTCGGTGAAGGTCGAACCGCACGCGATCGCGGAGTTGCCCAAACCGCGTCCGCAGTTCGAGATCTTCGTGTATTCGCCGCGGGTGGAGGGTGTGCATCTGCGGTTCGGTGCGGTCGCGCGTGGTGGTTTGCGGTGGTCGGATCGGCTGGAGGATTTCCGGACCGAGATTCTGGGTCTGGTGAAGGCGCAGGCGGTGAAGAACGCGGTGATCGTGCCGGTCGGCGCCAAGGGCGGATTCGTGGTGAAACATCCGCCGGTGCCGACGGGGGATCCGGTGGCCGATCGGCAGGCCCTGCAGGCCGAGGGAATCGCCTGCTATCGCACGTTCATTTCCGGGTTGCTGGATCTGACCGACAATGTCGATCGGGCGACCGGTGCGGTGCTGCCGCCCGCGCGCGTGGTGCGGCGCGACGCGGACGACACCTACCTGGTCGTGGCCGCGGACAAGGGCACGGCCACCTTCTCCGATATCGCCAACGGTGTGGCGATGGACTACGGATTCTGGCTGGGGGATGCGTTCGCGTCGGGTGGTTCGGCGGGGTATGACCACAAGGCGATGGGTATTACCGCGAAGGGTGCTTGGGAGAGTGTGAAGCGTCATTTCGCGGAGATGGACATCGATACCCAGGCCGAGGAGTTCACGGTGGTGGGTGTGGGGGATATGTCGGGGGATGTGTTCGGTAACGGGATGTTGTTGTCGGAGCATATTCGGTTGGTGGCGGCGTTCGATCACAGGCATATTTTCATTGATCCGGATCCGGTGGCGGGGTCGTCGTTTGCGGAGCGTCGGCGGTTGTTCGGGTTGGTGCGGTCGTCGTGGGCGGATTACGACACGTCGTTGATCAGCACCGGCGGCGGCGTATGGGATCGCACTGTCAAGGCGATTCCGGTCAGCCCCGAAATTCGGCGGGCCCTCGGACTCGACGACGAGGTGGTCTCGCTGTCGCCGCCGGAAATGATCCGCGCCATCCTGTGCGCGCCCGTCCAGCTGCTGTGGAACGGCGGTATCGGTACCTACATCAAGGCCGGCACGGAATCGAACGGCGATGTCGGCGACAAATCCAACGACGCCGTCCGCGTCAACGCCGGTGATCTCCGGGTGCGGGTGATCGGCGAGGGCGGCAATCTCGGCGTCACGGCACTGGGGCGCATCGAATTCTGCAAACTCGGCGGTAAATGCAATACCGATGCCCTGGACAATTCCGCCGGTGTCGACTGCTCGGACCACGAGGTCAATATCAAGGTGCTGCTCGACGGCGTCGTCGAAACCGGGGAATTGCCGGTCGAGGACCGCAATCCACTCCTCGCCTCGATGACCGACGATGTGTCGGAAATGGTGTTGCGCGACAACGTCTCCCAGAACTTCCTGATGGGTATGTCGCGGACCGAATCGCCACGCATGCTCAATGTGCACACCCGGGTGATCGACGACCTCGAACACCGGCGGGGCCTGGACCGGGAACTGGAAGCACTGCCGTCGGGCAAGGAGCTGGCCCGCCGCGGCGAGGCCGGCGCCGGTCTCACCTCACCGGAACTGGCGAATCTGCTGGCGCACGTGAAGTTGTCGCTCAAGGCCGATCTGCTCGACAGCGATCTGCCCGACAGCGCCTACTTCGCCACCCGGCTGCCCGACTACTTCCCGGAGGCACTGCGTACGCGCTTCGGCGGAGCCATCAAACGCCATCGGCTGCGGCGCGAGATCGTCACCACGATGGTGATCAACGAGATGGTCGATCTCGGCGGTATCACCTACGCGCACCGGCTCAACGAGGAGATCGGCGCGAGCACCACGGATGTGGTCCGCGCCTTCGCCGCGACCAGCCAGATCTTCGACCTGCCCGCGCTGTGGCAGCGGATCCGGGCGGCCGACGTGCAGACGGCGGTCAAGGACGAACTCGAACTGGAGACCAAGCGCACCCTCGACCGGGCGTCGCGCTGGCTGCTGAGCAACCGCCCGCAGCCGGTGGCGGTCGGTGCCGAGATCCATCGCTACAGCGGGCCGGTGCGCGAACTCGCGCCGAAGGTGCCCGGCTGGTTGCGTGGCCACCACCTCGACACCCTGTCGGAGTCCTCGGCGGCGATCGTCTCGCGGGGTGTGCCCGAGGATCTCGCCACCGAGGTGTTCGGACTGCTCAACCTGTTCCCGTTGCTGGATGTCGTCGACATCGCCGATATCACCGATCGCAGTGGTGAAGAGGTCGGCGCGCTGTACTACGCGCTGAACGAGCATCTCAAGATCGACTGGCTGCTGCAGGCCGTCAGCCACCTCGAACGGGGTGACCGCTGGCATGCCCTGGCCCGGCTGGCCCTGCGCGACGATATGTACGGTTCGCTGCGCTCGCTCACCCTCGACGTGCTGTCCGCCGGTGATCCGGAGGAGACCGCCGAGGAGAAGATCGCGTACTGGGAGTCCAAGAACCAGTCCCGGCTCGGCCGCGCCCGCGCGGCGCTGTCGGAATTGTTCGCGTCGGGCGCGCACGATCTGGCGACGCTCTCGGTGGCCGCGCGGCAGGTCCGCAGCATGGTCAGCGGTGTCGGGGCGCAGTCGGAGGTACCGCGCTGA
- the ettA gene encoding energy-dependent translational throttle protein EttA yields the protein MAEFIYTMKKVRKAHGDKVVLDDVFLNFLPGAKIGVVGPNGAGKSSVLRIMAGLDQPNNGEAFLAPGATVGILQQEPPLNEEKTVRGNVEEGLGEIKVKLDRFNEIAELMATDYSDELMDEMGKLQEDLDHADAWDVDSQLEQAMDALRCPPPDEPVGNLSGGERRRVALCKLLLSKPDLLLLDEPTNHLDAESVNWLEQHLAQYQGAVLAVTHDRYFLDNVAGWILELDRGRAYPYEGNYSTYLEKKAERLEVQGKKDQKLQKRLKEELAWVRSGAKARQAKNKARLGRYEEMAAEAEKMRKLDFEEIQIPHGPRLGNVVVEVEHLDKGFGDRQLIKDLSFTLPRNGIVGVIGPNGVGKSTLFKTIVGLEQPDSGEVKVGDTVKLSYVDQNRAGIDPKKTVWQVVSEGLDYIEVGNQEMPSRAYVSAFGFKGADQQKPAGVLSGGERNRLNLALTLKQGGNLILLDEPTNDLDVETLGSLENALENFPGCAVVISHDRWFLDRTCTHILAWEGDDSNPASWFWFEGNFEAYEANKVERLGPEAARPHRVTHRKLTRD from the coding sequence ATGGCTGAGTTCATTTACACGATGAAGAAAGTTCGCAAGGCACACGGCGACAAGGTCGTCCTCGACGATGTGTTCCTGAACTTTCTTCCGGGCGCCAAGATCGGTGTCGTCGGCCCGAACGGTGCCGGTAAATCGAGCGTGCTGCGGATCATGGCCGGACTGGATCAGCCCAACAACGGTGAGGCGTTCCTCGCGCCGGGAGCGACGGTCGGCATTCTGCAGCAGGAGCCGCCGCTGAACGAGGAGAAGACGGTTCGCGGCAATGTCGAGGAGGGCCTCGGCGAGATCAAGGTGAAGCTGGATCGCTTCAACGAGATCGCCGAACTGATGGCCACCGACTACTCCGACGAGCTCATGGACGAGATGGGCAAACTGCAGGAGGACCTCGACCACGCCGATGCGTGGGATGTCGACTCTCAGCTCGAGCAGGCGATGGACGCACTGCGCTGCCCGCCGCCGGACGAGCCGGTCGGTAACCTCTCCGGTGGTGAGCGCCGCCGTGTCGCGCTGTGCAAACTGTTGCTGAGCAAGCCCGATCTGCTGCTGCTCGACGAGCCCACCAACCACCTCGACGCGGAGAGCGTCAACTGGCTCGAACAGCATCTGGCCCAGTATCAGGGCGCCGTGCTCGCGGTCACCCACGACCGGTACTTCCTCGACAATGTCGCGGGCTGGATCCTCGAGCTCGACCGTGGCCGGGCCTATCCCTACGAGGGCAACTACTCCACCTATCTGGAGAAGAAGGCCGAGCGTCTCGAGGTCCAGGGCAAGAAGGATCAGAAGCTGCAGAAACGGCTCAAGGAAGAGCTCGCGTGGGTGCGTTCGGGTGCCAAGGCCCGCCAGGCCAAGAACAAGGCCCGCCTCGGCCGTTACGAGGAGATGGCGGCCGAAGCGGAGAAGATGCGCAAGCTGGACTTCGAGGAGATCCAGATCCCGCACGGTCCGCGCCTGGGCAATGTGGTCGTCGAGGTCGAGCATCTGGACAAGGGCTTCGGTGATCGGCAGCTGATCAAGGATCTGTCGTTCACACTGCCGCGCAATGGCATCGTCGGCGTGATCGGTCCCAACGGTGTCGGTAAGTCGACGCTGTTCAAGACCATCGTCGGCCTCGAGCAGCCCGACAGCGGTGAGGTGAAGGTCGGTGACACGGTCAAGCTGAGCTACGTGGACCAGAACCGCGCCGGTATCGACCCGAAGAAGACGGTCTGGCAGGTGGTCTCCGAGGGACTGGACTACATCGAGGTCGGCAATCAGGAAATGCCCTCGCGCGCATATGTTTCCGCCTTCGGATTCAAGGGTGCGGATCAGCAGAAACCGGCCGGTGTGCTGTCCGGTGGTGAGCGCAACCGCCTGAACCTGGCGCTGACGCTGAAGCAGGGCGGCAATCTGATCCTGCTCGATGAGCCCACCAACGACCTGGACGTCGAAACTCTGGGTTCGCTGGAGAACGCGCTGGAGAACTTCCCCGGCTGCGCCGTGGTGATCTCCCACGACCGGTGGTTCCTCGACCGGACCTGTACCCACATCCTGGCGTGGGAGGGTGACGATTCGAATCCGGCCTCCTGGTTCTGGTTCGAGGGCAACTTCGAGGCGTACGAGGCCAACAAGGTCGAGCGTCTCGGACCGGAGGCCGCCCGGCCACATCGCGTCACACACCGTAAGCTGACTCGTGACTGA
- a CDS encoding single-stranded DNA-binding protein, giving the protein MYEANTAVIGTIVTHPVRRTLPGGEQVTTFRMASTARRFDRGSGDWVDGGSLFLTVSCWRRLVEGVDASLRRGDPIIAYGQLRTNEYQTKDGAHRHDLEMRAAAVGPDLGRCTAAVTRRGGSRNSAPDLHVVSGEGDEPREAAAGASGSATAAESTTVEPVSVTAADAG; this is encoded by the coding sequence ATGTACGAGGCGAATACGGCCGTCATCGGCACCATCGTCACCCACCCGGTGCGGCGCACGCTGCCGGGTGGTGAACAGGTGACGACCTTCCGCATGGCCAGCACCGCGCGCCGGTTCGATCGCGGCAGTGGCGACTGGGTGGACGGCGGGAGCCTGTTCCTGACGGTGTCGTGCTGGCGGCGGCTGGTGGAGGGGGTCGACGCGTCGCTGCGGAGGGGCGATCCGATCATCGCCTACGGTCAGCTGCGCACCAACGAGTATCAGACCAAGGACGGTGCGCATCGTCACGATCTGGAGATGCGGGCCGCGGCGGTCGGGCCCGACCTGGGCCGTTGTACGGCCGCGGTGACGCGTCGCGGTGGTTCGCGGAACTCCGCGCCGGACCTGCACGTTGTTTCCGGAGAGGGTGACGAGCCGCGGGAGGCGGCCGCTGGCGCGTCCGGTTCGGCGACCGCCGCGGAATCGACTACCGTCGAGCCGGTCTCCGTGACGGCGGCCGACGCCGGATGA
- a CDS encoding threonine/serine dehydratase has protein sequence MTETLAHEPRLLRSDVRAAQQRLTGSVRVTPVFHTEVAGPDGPVKVTFKLEHLQHGGTFKLRGSLNALMQSGDDERPVVIASGGNAGIAAALACALRGRPCTVVVPETAPHTKVAAMWGYGAEVLWYGTTYAESRRHADAVAAERNAVQLHAYDLPAVVAGAGVVGLEIERQVRRRPPVLVAVGGGGLMAGVAIALGPRSRVIGVEPKGAPTLSAALTTGRPVDVAIDSIAADALGATRIGDIALDTAIRYGVGSVLVTDDAIAMAREYLWREFRLVVEAAGATALAAVQSGAFVPEPGERPVIVLCGANTDVSTL, from the coding sequence GTGACCGAGACGCTCGCGCACGAACCCCGGCTGCTGCGGTCCGATGTGCGTGCCGCGCAGCAACGCCTGACCGGCTCGGTCCGGGTCACCCCGGTGTTCCACACCGAGGTCGCGGGCCCGGACGGCCCGGTCAAGGTCACCTTCAAACTCGAACATCTGCAACACGGCGGAACCTTCAAACTGCGAGGCAGCCTGAACGCGCTGATGCAGTCCGGCGACGACGAACGCCCGGTCGTGATCGCCTCGGGCGGTAACGCCGGTATCGCCGCGGCGCTGGCCTGTGCCCTGCGCGGGCGGCCCTGCACGGTGGTGGTACCCGAGACCGCGCCGCACACCAAGGTGGCCGCGATGTGGGGATACGGCGCGGAAGTGCTCTGGTACGGGACTACCTACGCCGAATCGAGACGCCATGCCGATGCGGTGGCCGCCGAGCGCAACGCGGTGCAACTGCACGCCTACGATCTGCCCGCGGTGGTCGCCGGGGCGGGGGTGGTCGGGCTCGAGATCGAGCGGCAGGTGCGGCGGCGCCCGCCGGTGCTGGTCGCGGTCGGTGGCGGTGGTCTCATGGCCGGGGTCGCGATCGCGCTGGGGCCGCGTTCGCGGGTCATCGGTGTCGAACCCAAGGGGGCGCCCACACTGTCGGCTGCCCTGACCACCGGCCGTCCGGTCGACGTCGCGATCGACAGCATCGCGGCGGATGCGCTGGGCGCCACCAGAATCGGTGATATCGCCTTGGACACCGCGATTCGCTACGGCGTCGGATCGGTACTGGTGACCGACGATGCCATCGCGATGGCCCGCGAATATCTCTGGCGGGAATTCCGGCTGGTCGTCGAGGCCGCGGGCGCCACCGCGCTGGCCGCGGTACAGAGCGGGGCATTCGTTCCCGAACCGGGGGAACGACCGGTGATCGTGCTGTGCGGCGCGAATACCGACGTCAGCACGCTCTGA